The Candidatus Phaeomarinobacter ectocarpi genome includes a region encoding these proteins:
- a CDS encoding EI24 domain-containing protein — MPKRWGMVPVMIGAFGKTLSQIFSKPFRSILWRSLGMTLLLLVTLGAVGLWGTGYIPNLGIGWADTIIDVLIDAAVIVGLIFLVIPVTAIFIPLFLDEVGQAVEERHFPASIGPRKQGIIEGLWLGIKGLFVLLAVNLVALPLVFLLPGFGFVIFLVVNGFLLGREFFEAAAVRHYPPAQIKQLRKRHSGRVFVAGMAVAALLAIPIVNILVPLFGTAFMVHVLQGVMARDTTPTPAV, encoded by the coding sequence ATGCCCAAAAGATGGGGCATGGTGCCCGTCATGATTGGCGCATTCGGTAAAACCCTCTCTCAAATTTTCTCCAAACCCTTCCGCAGCATCCTGTGGCGGTCGCTGGGCATGACCCTGCTGCTGCTGGTCACGCTGGGCGCGGTGGGCCTGTGGGGCACCGGGTACATCCCCAATCTGGGTATCGGCTGGGCGGATACGATCATTGATGTGCTGATAGACGCCGCCGTCATCGTCGGGCTCATCTTTCTGGTGATCCCGGTGACCGCCATCTTCATCCCGCTGTTTCTGGATGAAGTGGGGCAGGCGGTGGAGGAACGGCACTTTCCTGCTAGTATCGGCCCCCGAAAGCAGGGCATCATTGAAGGCCTGTGGCTGGGCATCAAGGGCCTGTTCGTGCTCCTAGCGGTCAACCTGGTGGCGTTGCCCCTGGTCTTTTTGTTGCCCGGCTTTGGCTTTGTCATCTTCCTGGTCGTGAACGGGTTCCTGCTGGGCCGTGAGTTCTTTGAGGCGGCGGCTGTTCGTCACTACCCGCCAGCGCAGATCAAGCAGCTTCGCAAACGCCATTCCGGACGGGTGTTTGTCGCCGGCATGGCCGTTGCCGCCCTCCTTGCCATCCCTATTGTCAATATTCTCGTGCCCCTGTTCGGCACTGCCTTTATGGTGCACGTGCTTCAAGGCGTGATGGCGCGGGACACGACACCGACACCCGCCGTCTGA